The nucleotide sequence CAGCATTAGCCCCACAAATAGCTTCCAGATGGGCCGAACCGTCAACGAATACCGCAGTTGCTTCGCCATGTCAGCTCACCACACCTCATCATTTTGCTTCGCTTGACGGGCCGGCAGCAAACCAGCCCAGATCACTTAAAAGCGTAAAGCGGCAGGCGCACATTTGGGAGCGAAGCAGCCCTCCAGATCGAACCTCGACACATTTTTTCATCTAGCCTCTCAACTGCCGTGCCCGCGATCCGGTAACGGGGTTAGCAATTTCACGAGATAACGGCACATGCCTGTTTACAATCGTTCGTAAGCATCAAGATCGGCTCCGAGGCTCGGAGAGTCACGGTATTGCAGTATTTCCCCCAAATTCCTCTACAGAAGCGATCGCATCAAAGGCATGGCGAGACTGCAAAGAGCGAAGCAATTAAAGCCCTAGCAGGCTAGATTAATCTGGCTGATAGACAGGCAAATTCAGAAATTGATTGAGTTCGTCAATAAAGTACTCAACTGCCTTGTAAGCCCATTCAATTCCCTGCATATCTCCATGCAGCCGATAGAGAGATAAAGATAGACTCATCAATTCAAATGCCTTGCGACGGGCAGTTAATTTGCCTCTCATCACAAGCGTACAAAGTCCAGTAAGATAAGTGACATCAGCATCATAACAGCAGTCAGAGATCGCAGCATATTGCCGACATATCTCACTCCATCGCCCCAAGCTAAAGAGCAATTTAATATACATTTGCCGCCACAAGATTGTGGTATCCTGAGGAGATTTAAAAATAGCCTTTCGAATATGTTGTTCCGCTTCAGTGAGGCGGTTGATGCTAAAGTACATCACACCCAAATTATATTGTTCTACTGGGCTGATAGCACCTATTTTTGCTTGTTTTTTAAGACGAGCGAGAACCTCATGAAAACAGCTCCCATGACAGCAGATTAAGCTCATATCCTTTCGACTAGGCGCAATCCGACTTAAATCGAAGAATTGGAACAATTCAATTTCCATAGGGATCTATATCCTTTTGAACTGGCAGGTTTTAGACCGAACAAATACCTCAGGCTAAGTTGATGACTAGCTCGGCATTTTTTATTCAGTCAATACTTCATCAGAAGGTGTTCTTATATATAGACAGTAAAATGTGAACTACTTGTGATTATTGGTTTGTTCTAAGATACTTCTCTAGATGTAAAGCCCAACTACAGAGCTTGCAGTCATGCCATCAATTAGACTAGCGATTTCGAACTACGATCGCCATAAGATCTGGGACTATCAGACTTAGAAAACTGTTAGCAGGATTCTTATTAAAGCTTTGCAAAGAAGCTAGCAACCTCAAACAAGTCCCCCATTGCTGGAGGACTAGGGGGCAAATGGAGGCCGACAGTACTAGCAAGATCGATCGAGCTACTTACATTTCAGGCTGGAGTATTTCAGAGAAAGTCCTGAAAATCTTAGAGTTTTTGTTCTGAAAGATGCTTAGGTATCTCTCCAAAATATAGTTTTCAAGCTGGCATGGTTGACACCTAATCTTGATGATTTAGAAGAGTCACCACTATTGCTGGATTTACGATTTTTGGATGAGCCACCAAATTTACACGAATAACGCAATAATGACTTGTTAAGTTTCTTCAGTTTTCGTAATTCCTGATTTAAGTCAGATTTTTTTCTAAGCTTTAATGACAGGAGCATTGCATGATAGGTAGATAATGGACCAATCGCTGAAACGGCTATTTTTGCTGCAATATTCCCCGAGCCAACAAACAAAGTCAAATAGCATAGAACGCTGGCAGATAGAGACTCTAGAATCCGTTTCGGCAGATTCTTTTTGATAGCCTTCAATTTTTTGATGCCACCTTCAACTTCTTGTCTCAGAAGATGTGTATCGCTAAAGCTCTTCATAGTCATCCTTTAAATTACAAACAGATCGTTTTATATGTATACTCTGCCTCCATTACTTAAGGTGAAGTGAATCGGGCCGATCGGATTAATAGTCCAAACCATAGCACCCATGTGTAACAGAAATTGTGTCACAGGCAGAGTGTAAAATATTACCAAACCTTATATTGAATCGCAGAGCTTGCGAGAAATAATTTTAATGTAGGAAACTTTTAGGCAGAGGCAAGTCCAGTCAACGGCACAAGCTTTGAGGGCGCGATATATAAATATTGCTGTAAAATATCAGCAACTATATCTTTCGCAATTGGCTTAGCAATGAATCCGTCAGCTCCAACTAACTTAGCCCTCACGCGATCGATAACGCCGTCACTACTAGTGACAATAATAATCGGAGTATTTTTGAATTTAGAAGTTCGGCGTAGCTGAGCGCAAATTTCATATCCATTTGCTACTGGCATTACTAGATCTAAAAAAATCAAGCTTGGAGATATCTCTAGCAAGGTAGGAATTGCATTGACTGTATCGCTGATTAGAAATGGGTTCAAATTATGCTCTATTAATATTTGCTTCATAGTTTTGGAATCGATCGGGCTATCATCGATATACGCAACATTTAGCTTCCCATTCTGCTTGGGCTTTCGTGCTGATGATTTGTTTTTTGAGCCTAAGGAGCCAATTGCCTGAGTTACCCCCTGCGATCTCGAGCTCTGAGCCTTTAGGTCAGAAGTTTTGAAAGCTAGATCGTCTGGTTGCTCAATCAGATCGATTTCGCCAGAACGAACATAAGGCTTGAACAGTCTTGCTACAGAAACTACATCTTTACCGATCGCAAGCGATATATCGCGCAAAGTACTCTTCTCCTTTAGGAGTGTAGATAGATGAGCAAAGCTTGTCTCAGAAAGTCTTTGCTGCAGTTGTTCGCGATTGGTGATGATGGGAGCTAAGTTGGGATGATAGGGATCTAGCTCTGCACCAAACCATGCTTGAACTTGGCGCTCGACATTCTCCCAGAGATAGTCCACTTTAAGAGGAAATACTTGAGTGTGCTGTAAAGCTAGATCGTCTTCTGGAAATATTGAGTACGATAGCGGCGCTAAATTAGCGTGTCTTTTTGTAGACTCTTGCTCTGCGAGATCGAATAGAACCTCGATCGCGCTTCCTCGGATCATTGCGATCGCTTGCCTCCGATTAATGACTTTTTGTTCTAGAAGAATACTAACCAACTGATAGCTCCACATCTGATTTGAACCCAGATTGAGACTTTCTAAATAATTTGGATTTAGATCGGGAGCATACTGGCGTAACTGTCTTCGCCAACGCTTATAAGGATGACATCCGCCTGAATCACCAATGAGTCTGCCGAACAAAAAACGTAGGTTCCACTGGCAACCGTTTAAACCGTCAAACACAAAGAGACCTGTAAATTGACTTTGGCTGCAAGTTGTGATGTATTGTTCTAGGTTTCTATGCTGGAGAGAACTCATGGATTTTGCCGCTATCTAAAATTTTTATTTACTAGAACACGAACACATTTAAATTATCTCTGTTTTCTATATATAAATCATCAGTATTAATGCGTAAAATTTGCTTGACAAAAGATAAAATTAGGCAATAATTTGAGCTTCACAATATAGCTTTCAGAAAACATGGATTACTTTATTTTGTCCGAGCTCAATGCAGAGAAATAACTTTATTCAAACAGCTCGATTGACTGAGATATCTCGATCGGGTCTTCATATTTCCCATACTCTCAAGCTCGAGTGGCAAGGGAATAAGTTACCCTGCCACATCCTTCCATAAGACTTAAACGTCTTGGAGGGAAGAATCCTTAGGCCGTGGCGATTTGCTGTTGTTTGAGAGCTCGTACAATCTTATCTCGGGCAATTGGTTTAGAAATGAATCCGTTAGCTCCGCTTAGATTGGCACGCATGCGATCGACAACGCCGTCATGACTGGTCACAATAATAATGGGAACGTCTTTAAATTTAGACACCTGGCGTAGCTGAGTGCAAATTTCATAGCCACTTGCTACAGACATGATTAGATCGAGGAAGATTGCATCGGGCTGGTATTCCAAGAGTGCTGTTACAGCTGTCATGGCTGAATTGATGCCCATGAAAGGATGTCCTGAATCTTCCAACAGGCGCCTCATCCTTTGAGTTTCAGCGATACTATCGTCCAAATAGGCAATTTTGGCAAGCGGGCGATCGCTATGTGACGGCTGACTAACTTCACCGATGCCTTTGTTTGAGATAGCCAGTAATTCATCACTCCCCAGAATCAGTCGAATTCCCCCAGAACGCACATAAGGAGCAATGCCCTTGGCTACCACGGAGAGGGGGCGTTTCAGGTAAAGGGCCACATCCCATAAGGTACGCTGGCCATCAAGTGCCCGATTGAGGAGACTAATCTTACTGTCAGTAACGGTTTGACTGAGTTTTTCTGGATGCTGAATTACAGGTATAAAGCGGGGATGAAAATCAGCTAGGTCTTCTGAGATCCAGTACTGGATTTGCTGTTTGATGGGTTGCCACTGTTTGTCTGTATTGATATTCAGTAGGGGAACCGTCTCAAAGTCTAAGAGCTTCTCTGGCGATATTGAGTAGGAGGGAAACTCAGAACTACACTTTCCGCCTAATTGCTCTTCCCAAGCCATCTGAAATAGGACTTCACGAATACTTCCTTCCAAAATGGCTTGCATTTGCTGCTGAGAGATTTTTCCGTTTCGCAGCAGAGGTTCTAGGAGTAGATAGTTCCATCGATCGCAGTCTGGGGCAGAGATCTGTGTGAGGTCGACCTCGGGAGCAAAGCGCATAAACTGACGCTGCCAACGTCGGATGGGGTGAAATCCACCGGCATCTCCGACGATTCGCCCGAGGAAAAACCGAAGTTTCCAAGCTTGTCCGTCAACTCCACTAGATTCGAGGGTGCCTGTAAAATTGTTCCGAATGCAAGTATCGAGATGTTGCTCTAACGAAGTCATTTGGGGTCGGCCGTTCATGGAGCAATAAAACCTAAAGTGCAACCTAGTGACAAGTCAGCCTGAGTCGAGCTAATTTTGTGCCGTATTTGCGTTCCTTCAATAGAATGGCTGCACTTTGTGAATTCGTTGTGAATTAAAAATGACCAGGCTAAACCCCGTCTAAGCAGAGACCCGCAGTTTTGAGAATGTGTCTATTAGACCCTCTCACTAGCGCTGTGGTTCGCTGCATTAGCCCCCTAAATCCCCCACTGATGGGGGATTTAGGGGGCCGAGTGCAATGCCTGAAAACTCCAGAAAGAGCTCATCAATGAACTTCTACTTGCGCTTGAATATCTCCACGTGCGACGCTTTAAACTTGCCTCTTCTGTGAATTGCGGAAACTATGGCTGCTCCCACTCCAAAAATTCTGACCGTTTGAATGAGCGGTTATGAAAAGAGTTAATTTCGAGAGGAAGCGTAGATATTGATACGGCTGTCATAAAAAATACCTCTGCTGCCACCCGGCATTGCAGAGATTCAGCCAAGGCTAAAGCCTGACAATCCTTGTAGGGGAAGCTACCGGTTACAGACTGGGTTGCAGATCGTCGTCTCCCGAGTCCGAATCCCCCCGATAAAGGGCATCGAGGCGTTCGCGAGCTTCTTCCAAATTGGTCGAGCGAATGACCAATAGGGGCTCATCCGTGACATTGCCGTCTTCATCCAACAATTCCGGGTGCAGGTTCGCTTTTCGCTTCCGGGCCGAAGGGGGTTGCATTTCACTACGACTCAAAGCAATCAGATTCATCGCAAGATTGCGAATCACTAAAAAGCTAACGATAGCAAATGCGGTGAGATAGAGAACTTGTAGCATCGAACAATCCGTAGGGAAACCGAGGTGATGGCAAGGAAACTGGGGAAATAACCGTCGCGTGGGGAGAGAGCTAGTGTACGGGAAGGGAGGCTTAAGGAGTCGAGTCGGGCTCCACTCGCGGGTGTAGTTGGCGATAGCGACGTCCGACATTGCCGCATTCCAAGAGCAAACGGTGCCACTTCACCACTAACTGAGGATCGATCCCCACTTCATTCTCTGACAAATTATAGAGTAGCTCGGCAGATTGAAGCTCCGCTTGCGCGGTAAGAATCCGCTGCAATAGATCGGACTGCTCGCTGGAGGTCATGAAATCAATGCGATGGCCTTCGAGCAACGTGGCCGATCGCCCAAACCAGTATCGAAAGTCATCGATGAGGGGATCGAGCAGATCTTTGAGGAGAGATTGAGGATTGGGGCCTGACATAAAGTTTGGCTTGCCTTAGCGATCGGGGCTGGGGGAGGTACTACTAGCGTAGCTTGGGCTTCAATATCGGATCTTCACCGAAACAATCTTGCAATCGATGGCGTCTCGAAACGTGCAGGGACTGCTGTTGAAGTTCAATTTCAAGACAGGCTCGATTTCAGGACATAGACGAAAACGTACGGTCGAATTCCTCTAGCAAGTCATCAATTTCTTCAAGTGCT is from Synechococcus sp. PCC 7336 and encodes:
- a CDS encoding response regulator, which codes for MQAILEGSIREVLFQMAWEEQLGGKCSSEFPSYSISPEKLLDFETVPLLNINTDKQWQPIKQQIQYWISEDLADFHPRFIPVIQHPEKLSQTVTDSKISLLNRALDGQRTLWDVALYLKRPLSVVAKGIAPYVRSGGIRLILGSDELLAISNKGIGEVSQPSHSDRPLAKIAYLDDSIAETQRMRRLLEDSGHPFMGINSAMTAVTALLEYQPDAIFLDLIMSVASGYEICTQLRQVSKFKDVPIIIVTSHDGVVDRMRANLSGANGFISKPIARDKIVRALKQQQIATA
- a CDS encoding response regulator, with product MSSLQHRNLEQYITTCSQSQFTGLFVFDGLNGCQWNLRFLFGRLIGDSGGCHPYKRWRRQLRQYAPDLNPNYLESLNLGSNQMWSYQLVSILLEQKVINRRQAIAMIRGSAIEVLFDLAEQESTKRHANLAPLSYSIFPEDDLALQHTQVFPLKVDYLWENVERQVQAWFGAELDPYHPNLAPIITNREQLQQRLSETSFAHLSTLLKEKSTLRDISLAIGKDVVSVARLFKPYVRSGEIDLIEQPDDLAFKTSDLKAQSSRSQGVTQAIGSLGSKNKSSARKPKQNGKLNVAYIDDSPIDSKTMKQILIEHNLNPFLISDTVNAIPTLLEISPSLIFLDLVMPVANGYEICAQLRRTSKFKNTPIIIVTSSDGVIDRVRAKLVGADGFIAKPIAKDIVADILQQYLYIAPSKLVPLTGLASA
- a CDS encoding DUF2605 family protein; amino-acid sequence: MSGPNPQSLLKDLLDPLIDDFRYWFGRSATLLEGHRIDFMTSSEQSDLLQRILTAQAELQSAELLYNLSENEVGIDPQLVVKWHRLLLECGNVGRRYRQLHPRVEPDSTP
- a CDS encoding DUF2973 domain-containing protein — translated: MLQVLYLTAFAIVSFLVIRNLAMNLIALSRSEMQPPSARKRKANLHPELLDEDGNVTDEPLLVIRSTNLEEARERLDALYRGDSDSGDDDLQPSL